The following are encoded together in the Nocardioides sp. Arc9.136 genome:
- the glgC gene encoding glucose-1-phosphate adenylyltransferase, protein MSAPPAAKARPKVLAIVLAGGEGKRLMPLTADRAKPAVPFAGIYRLIDFALSNVVNSGYLKVVVLTQYKSHSLDRHVTQTWRMSTMLGNYVTPVPAQQRVGKHWYLGSGDAIFQSLNLIKDEKPDIVVVVGADHVYRMDFSQMVAQHVESGAACTVAAIRQPIGLADQFGVIEVDPASPSRIRDFREKPGDPVGLPDSPGEVLASMGNYVFDADALVEAVTRDATTTGSQHDMGGDIVPAFVRRAQAGVYDYKDNVVPGATDRDRGYWRDVGTIGSFYAAHMDVVSPLPVFNLYNFEWPIYTSYGPQPPAKVVQGADGSPARVDEAVLSPGTVVSGGTVTRSVLSPAVGVGAGATVEGSVLMQGVRVGAGAVVRNAILDKNVVVPAGARLGVDAEEDRARGFHVEDGLVVLGKDQAFPG, encoded by the coding sequence ATGAGCGCGCCGCCTGCTGCCAAGGCCCGTCCCAAGGTCCTCGCGATCGTCCTGGCCGGCGGCGAGGGCAAGCGGTTGATGCCGCTCACGGCCGACCGGGCGAAGCCGGCCGTGCCGTTCGCGGGGATCTACCGGCTCATCGACTTCGCGCTGTCGAACGTCGTCAACTCCGGCTACCTCAAGGTCGTCGTGCTGACGCAGTACAAGTCCCACAGCCTCGACCGGCACGTCACCCAGACCTGGCGGATGTCGACGATGCTCGGCAACTACGTCACCCCGGTGCCGGCCCAGCAGCGCGTCGGCAAGCACTGGTACCTCGGCAGCGGCGATGCGATCTTCCAATCGCTGAACCTGATCAAGGACGAGAAGCCCGACATCGTCGTGGTGGTCGGTGCCGACCACGTCTACCGGATGGACTTCTCCCAGATGGTGGCCCAGCACGTCGAGAGCGGCGCCGCCTGCACGGTCGCGGCGATCCGCCAGCCGATCGGGCTGGCCGACCAGTTCGGGGTGATCGAGGTCGACCCGGCGTCCCCCTCGCGGATCCGGGACTTCCGCGAGAAGCCGGGCGACCCCGTCGGGCTGCCCGACTCCCCGGGCGAGGTGCTGGCCTCGATGGGCAACTACGTCTTCGACGCCGACGCCCTGGTCGAGGCGGTGACCCGCGACGCCACCACGACCGGCTCGCAGCACGACATGGGCGGCGACATCGTGCCCGCCTTCGTGCGCCGCGCGCAGGCCGGCGTCTACGACTACAAGGACAACGTGGTGCCCGGCGCGACCGACCGGGACCGCGGCTACTGGCGAGACGTCGGCACCATCGGCTCCTTCTACGCCGCCCACATGGACGTCGTGTCGCCGCTGCCGGTGTTCAACCTCTACAACTTCGAGTGGCCGATCTACACCTCCTACGGCCCGCAGCCGCCCGCGAAGGTGGTCCAGGGCGCGGACGGCTCACCGGCCCGCGTCGACGAGGCGGTGCTCTCCCCGGGCACGGTCGTCAGCGGCGGCACCGTCACCCGCTCCGTGTTGTCCCCGGCGGTCGGCGTCGGGGCCGGCGCGACCGTCGAGGGGTCGGTGCTGATGCAGGGGGTCCGGGTGGGTGCCGGCGCGGTGGTGCGCAACGCGATCCTCGACAAGAACGTCGTCGTGCCGGCCGGCGCCCGGCTCGGGGTCGACGCCGAGGAGGACCGGGCCCGCGGCTTCCACGTCGAGGACGGGCTCGTGGTCCTCGGCAAGGACCAGGCGTTCCCCGGCTGA